From the genome of Nicotiana sylvestris chromosome 2, ASM39365v2, whole genome shotgun sequence, one region includes:
- the LOC138885212 gene encoding uncharacterized protein: MLRAYVLDFKGSWDDHWSLIEFSYNDSFHASIQMAPFKALYGSRCFPNEGYHAVWKEGKIESEVVGDPSTIVPVECIEVNEELSYEEIPIAILDRQVQKLRNKEIASVKVLWRNQQSEKSTLEAEEEMKKKYPHLFG; this comes from the exons cgtgcttatgttcttgatttcaaaggtagttgggatgaccattggTCACTCATAGAGTTTTCTTATAAtgacagcttccatgctagtattcagatggcaccatttaAGGCATTGTATGGTAGCAGAT gtttccccaatgaagggtatcatgcggtttggaaagaagggaaaattgagtctgag gtagtgggagatccgtccactattgtaCCAGTTGAGtgtattgaggttaatgaagaattatCGTACGAAGAAATTCCAATTGCCatccttgataggcaagtccaaaagttgagaaataaagagattgcctccgtgaaagtgttatggcgaaaccAGCAAAGTGAGAAATCTACTttggaagccgaggaagaaatgaagaagaagtaccCCCACTTGTTTGGATAG